One genomic segment of Bremerella alba includes these proteins:
- a CDS encoding DUF1641 domain-containing protein — translation MAHRIPFQPLPYDHHDIIQARLQTAPMDHGEAILSACQVLQGLQDQGILDILRGLLDSRDEVLETAVDAANSPHTIRGIRNLLIIADLLGDLDPQQLKNVTQAIPLALGQITHENERLGFWHSLSILFVRSRWRRPMAAIAAYLQAVDH, via the coding sequence ATGGCACATCGTATTCCCTTTCAGCCGTTACCCTACGATCATCACGATATCATACAAGCTCGTCTACAAACGGCCCCAATGGACCACGGCGAGGCGATCTTATCCGCCTGCCAGGTGCTACAAGGTCTGCAAGACCAAGGCATTCTAGACATATTGCGGGGCCTGCTCGACTCGCGTGACGAGGTCTTGGAGACGGCCGTCGACGCCGCGAATTCGCCTCACACCATTCGAGGAATTCGCAATCTGCTTATCATTGCCGATCTGTTGGGTGACCTTGATCCCCAACAACTAAAGAACGTGACACAAGCTATTCCACTGGCTCTTGGACAAATCACGCACGAAAACGAACGACTCGGATTCTGGCATTCGCTCTCGATTCTTTTTGTTAGGTCTCGTTGGCGCAGACCAATGGCAGCTATAGCCGCGTATCTCCAAGCTGTAGATCACTGA
- a CDS encoding Dps family protein — MSTSPIHTLDVMPQVQAFTQIVSHRIALDHDVRKESVLNLNQLLADTITIRDLYKKHHWQVSGPTFFQLHLLYDKHFAEQNELVDQIGERIAMLGGVSIAMAADVCEATLIPRPPRDRETPKAQIERLQHAHEIILEEARTMARLAATNGDDGTNDLIVSSILRTNESQAWFVGEHLAGVQ, encoded by the coding sequence ATGTCGACTTCACCCATTCACACCTTGGACGTTATGCCGCAGGTCCAAGCATTCACTCAAATTGTTTCCCACCGAATCGCACTGGATCACGATGTTCGCAAAGAAAGCGTGCTGAATCTGAACCAACTGCTTGCCGACACCATAACGATTCGCGACCTGTATAAAAAGCATCACTGGCAGGTATCAGGACCAACGTTTTTCCAACTCCACCTTCTGTATGACAAGCATTTTGCGGAGCAAAACGAACTGGTCGATCAGATTGGCGAACGTATCGCAATGTTGGGGGGCGTCAGTATCGCGATGGCAGCGGACGTTTGTGAGGCGACACTTATCCCCAGACCTCCACGTGACCGAGAAACACCAAAGGCCCAAATAGAACGACTTCAACATGCCCACGAGATCATCCTGGAAGAAGCTCGAACCATGGCGAGGCTCGCAGCGACCAACGGCGATGACGGCACAAACGACTTGATCGTCAGCAGCATACTGCGAACCAATGAATCACAAGCTTGGTTCGTCGGAGAGCACTTGGCAGGTGTCCAGTAG
- the fdhF gene encoding formate dehydrogenase subunit alpha yields the protein MNSIQILLNGKPVECIVGERLIDVIQRSNVELAAVCYHPQLGPVQTCDTCVVECQGELIRACSTVVQADMDLSTNSDRAATARRDAFDQLLTSHQLYCTVCDNNNGNCVMHNTTKLLQIEGQTRPFEPKPYEVDESNPFYRYDPDQCLLCGRCVEACQNIEVNETLSINWEDPNPRVLWDGGVPIGQSSCVSCGHCVTVCPCNALMEKSMLGHAGFLTGVSKKTLDGMIDIVKEIEPETGFRSILRISEAESAMRQSRIRRTKTVCTYCGVGCSFEVWTKDRHILKIEPEHGPVNGISTCIKGKFGWDFVNSKDRLTHPLIREGESFREATWDEAFTYIADNLRRIRKTHGADAIGVISSSKCSNEESFLMQKLARAIIGTNNVDNCSRYCQAPATAGLFRTVGYGGDSGSVTDIAQADLVIIIGSNTTESHPVIATRIKRAHKLHGQKLIVADLRSHEMARRADLFIRPRPGTDLIWLSAITRYILDHDLAADSFLEQWVNNLDEFRESLEPFSLEFAEEKTGIPIQTLTKIAQMVAQSPRVAICWAMGVTQHSMGSDTSTAISNLLLVTGNYMRAGTGAYPLRGHNNVQGASDMGSMPNMLPGYQPVEDIEVRERFESAWGTTLPTTKGLDNHEMIHAILDGRLRAMYLCGEEMSLVDADANLVQKAFSQLDFMIVQDVFFSHTCQFANIVLPASPSLEKDGTFTNTERRIQRFYQVFEPLGESRPDWRIVQGIANELGAMWTYQHPSEIMAEAASLTPLLSGVSFERLEGYQSQQWPVAEDGSDQSILYENGFAFTDSKARLHPVSWNEPVDQPNDEYDLHLNNGNLLEHFHEGNLTYLVPGIREKTPDVFVEVSPELASKRGITNGTRVELTSRYGQVSVRALVTDRVQGNQLFMPMNSSDSPVNMLIGANTDPVTHTPAYKESSVRMRVLHEEDSPLPNHNFRFGRPTPQDGVEVHRKWSQSNASNPVTLYQIQSKIS from the coding sequence ATGAATTCCATTCAGATTCTCCTTAATGGTAAGCCCGTCGAATGCATCGTAGGAGAGCGGTTGATCGATGTTATTCAGCGAAGCAACGTCGAACTGGCCGCCGTCTGCTATCACCCTCAGTTAGGCCCAGTGCAAACCTGCGATACGTGCGTCGTCGAGTGCCAAGGGGAACTTATTCGCGCGTGCTCGACGGTCGTTCAGGCTGACATGGATCTGTCGACCAACAGCGACCGAGCCGCGACAGCCCGGCGAGACGCATTCGATCAGTTGCTCACCTCGCATCAGCTCTACTGCACTGTTTGTGACAATAACAACGGCAATTGTGTTATGCACAACACGACCAAGTTGCTCCAAATCGAAGGTCAGACGAGGCCGTTTGAGCCTAAGCCGTATGAGGTGGATGAGAGTAATCCCTTCTATCGCTACGATCCCGACCAGTGCCTGCTTTGCGGCCGCTGCGTAGAAGCGTGTCAGAACATCGAAGTCAATGAAACACTATCGATCAACTGGGAGGATCCCAATCCTCGCGTTCTCTGGGATGGTGGCGTTCCCATCGGCCAGTCGAGCTGTGTCTCATGTGGCCACTGCGTTACGGTGTGCCCTTGTAACGCCCTGATGGAGAAGTCGATGCTTGGGCACGCTGGCTTCCTAACGGGCGTCTCGAAAAAGACGCTTGATGGCATGATCGACATTGTCAAAGAGATCGAGCCGGAAACCGGGTTCCGTTCAATTCTTCGCATCTCAGAAGCCGAATCCGCGATGCGACAATCACGCATTCGTCGAACGAAGACGGTATGCACGTACTGCGGCGTGGGCTGCAGTTTCGAGGTCTGGACGAAAGATCGACATATCCTAAAGATCGAACCCGAACATGGCCCCGTCAATGGAATATCAACCTGCATCAAAGGAAAATTCGGCTGGGATTTTGTCAATAGCAAGGACCGCCTGACCCATCCTTTGATTCGTGAAGGAGAAAGTTTCCGCGAAGCCACTTGGGACGAAGCGTTCACATACATCGCGGACAATCTTCGACGTATCCGGAAGACGCATGGCGCTGACGCCATAGGCGTTATCTCATCGTCCAAATGCTCGAATGAAGAAAGCTTCCTTATGCAGAAGCTTGCTCGGGCGATAATCGGTACGAACAACGTCGATAACTGCTCACGGTATTGCCAAGCACCAGCAACGGCAGGTCTCTTTAGGACCGTTGGCTATGGTGGAGACTCAGGCTCGGTGACAGATATCGCCCAAGCCGACTTGGTCATCATCATCGGAAGCAACACGACTGAGAGCCACCCAGTGATTGCCACTCGAATCAAGCGAGCCCACAAGCTACATGGCCAGAAGCTCATTGTCGCCGATCTGCGTTCGCATGAGATGGCACGAAGAGCCGACCTTTTCATTCGCCCGCGTCCAGGCACCGACCTAATTTGGCTTTCGGCTATCACACGTTACATTCTCGACCACGACTTGGCTGCGGACTCTTTCCTAGAGCAATGGGTAAATAACCTCGACGAATTTCGAGAAAGCTTGGAGCCATTCTCTTTGGAATTTGCCGAGGAGAAGACGGGTATACCAATCCAGACACTTACCAAGATCGCTCAGATGGTCGCGCAGTCACCTCGCGTTGCCATTTGCTGGGCTATGGGCGTGACTCAACACTCGATGGGATCAGATACATCAACGGCGATTTCCAACTTACTATTGGTTACCGGCAACTATATGAGAGCTGGCACGGGGGCCTATCCGCTTCGAGGTCACAACAACGTCCAAGGTGCCAGCGATATGGGATCGATGCCCAACATGCTTCCGGGATATCAGCCCGTCGAGGACATAGAAGTTCGCGAGCGATTTGAATCTGCGTGGGGTACGACACTGCCGACCACCAAGGGCTTGGACAATCATGAAATGATCCATGCAATCTTGGACGGCCGTTTGAGAGCAATGTATCTTTGCGGCGAAGAAATGAGCTTGGTCGACGCGGATGCCAACCTTGTTCAAAAAGCTTTCAGCCAACTAGACTTCATGATCGTGCAAGATGTGTTCTTCAGTCATACATGCCAATTTGCAAATATTGTTCTGCCGGCCTCCCCCAGCCTTGAAAAGGACGGGACCTTTACCAATACGGAACGAAGAATACAGCGTTTTTATCAAGTGTTTGAGCCGCTGGGAGAAAGCCGCCCGGATTGGCGGATTGTACAAGGTATTGCTAACGAACTCGGGGCGATGTGGACATACCAGCACCCTTCGGAAATTATGGCTGAAGCCGCGAGTCTTACGCCACTTCTGTCGGGCGTTTCATTTGAGCGTCTCGAGGGCTATCAGTCTCAGCAGTGGCCTGTTGCCGAGGACGGATCTGACCAGTCGATCTTGTATGAAAATGGCTTTGCGTTCACCGACTCTAAGGCACGATTGCATCCAGTTTCCTGGAATGAACCGGTTGACCAGCCTAACGATGAATACGACCTCCATCTGAACAATGGCAATCTCCTAGAGCACTTTCACGAGGGCAATCTCACGTATCTCGTGCCTGGTATTCGAGAGAAGACACCTGACGTGTTTGTGGAGGTATCGCCAGAGCTTGCCTCGAAACGCGGAATAACAAACGGGACACGGGTGGAGTTGACATCACGGTATGGCCAGGTCTCCGTTCGGGCCTTGGTTACAGACCGGGTTCAAGGGAATCAACTATTCATGCCTATGAACTCAAGCGACTCACCGGTCAACATGCTCATTGGCGCGAATACCGATCCGGTAACGCATACGCCTGCCTACAAAGAATCATCCGTTCGCATGCGTGTCCTGCACGAGGAGGACTCACCTCTTCCCAACCATAACTTCCGCTTTGGCCGCCCGACACCTCAAGATGGTGTCGAGGTACATCGCAAATGGAGCCAATCGAACGCCAGCAATCCAGTAACGCTTTACCAGATCCAATCCAAGATCTCCTAG